Proteins found in one Triticum urartu cultivar G1812 chromosome 4, Tu2.1, whole genome shotgun sequence genomic segment:
- the LOC125553800 gene encoding probable galacturonosyltransferase-like 4 codes for MLPTGCVVVIALLVLLGDAATAVAGIRVDPAMMIRQPLDSIPTFREAPAFRNGAECAGGDKVNVAMTLDANYLRGTMAGVLSILQHTACPENVVFHFLAARMDGDLVAMLRATFPYLDLRVYRFDPSRVRGRISRSIRHALDQPLNYARIYLADTFPPDVRRVIYLDSDVIVVDDIRTLFSVDLAGHVVGAPEYCHANFTNYFTDTFWMDPALSGTFHGRRPCYFNTGVMVMDVDQWRTGGYTRRVEGWMAVQKQKRIYHLGSLPPFLLVLAGDIQGVDHRWNQHGLGGDNVKGRCRGLHPGPISLLHWSGKGKPWHRLDARRPCTVDYLWAPYDLYRPSSPVLEE; via the coding sequence ATGCTTCCAACCGGCTGTGTCGTCGTCATTGCGCTCCTCGTCCTGCTCGGAGACGCGGCGACCGCCGTCGCTGGCATCCGGGTCGACCCCGCTATGATGATCCGGCAGCCGTTGGATTCCATCCCTACCTTCCGCGAGGCGCCCGCCTTCCGCAACGGCGCCGAGTGTGCCGGCGGTGACAAGGTGAACGTCGCCATGACGCTGGACGCTAACTACCTCCGCGGCACCATGGCCGGCGTGCTCTCCATCCTGCAGCACACAGCGTGCCCCGAGAACGTGGTGTTTCACTTCCTCGCCGCCCGGATGGACGGTGACCTCGTCGCCATGCTGCGCGCGACCTTCCCTTACCTGGACCTCCGTGTGTACCGATTCGATCCATCGCGCGTCCGGGGACGTATCTCCCGGTCCATCCGCCACGCGCTAGACCAGCCGCTCAACTACGCGCGCATCTACCTTGCCGACACGTTTCCCCCCGACGTGCGCCGGGTGATCTACCTCGACTCCGACGTGATCGTCGTCGACGACATCCGCACGCTCTTCTCCGTGGACCTCGCGGGCCACGTGGTGGGCGCACCGGAGTACTGCCATGCCAACTTCACCAACTACTTCACGGACACATTTTGGATGGACCCGGCGCTCAGCGGGACGTTCCACGGGCGGCGCCCGTGCTACTTCAACACCGGCGTGATGGTGATGGACGTGGACCAGTGGCGCACCGGCGGGTACACGAGGCGGGTGGAAGGGTGGATGGCCGTGCAGAAGCAGAAGAGGATCTACCACCTCGGCTCTTTGCCGCCCTTCCTTCTGGTGCTCGCCGGAGACATCCAGGGCGTGGACCACCGGTGGAACCAGCACGGGCTTGGCGGCGACAATGTCAAAGGGCGGTGCCGGGGCCTGCACCCGGGACCCATCAGCCTGCTGCACTGGAGCGGCAAGGGAAAGCCGTGGCACCGGCTCGATGCCCGGCGGCCGTGCACCGTCGACTACCTCTGGGCGCCCTACGATCTCTACCGGCCATCGTCGCCGGTACTCGAGGAGTGA